GGAACGTCTCGATGTAGCCTTTCGATTCCAGGTCGCGCAACACGTCGTAGATCCGTGGGTCCGGGACGTCACACCGGTCCGCGATGTCCGTCGCGGCGGCCGTTCCCATCTCGAGCAGCGTGACGTACGCGTCTGCCTGGTAGGGGGACAGGCCGGCGTCCTCGAGTATCGCCGTGAGTTCGTCGTCGTTCATCGCTCTCGTGGTCCGGGGACCGCGACGGCGTCTCTCCCGGGTCCGGTACGCCCTGACTCGACGCCCTCTGTGGTCGACCACCCAGCGGCGTCTGGCGTGGGCCGGTCGACTCGGCGAGGGTTGAGAGCTGTCGACGAGCTCTCGCAGGTGTCCATGCACGTACATAACAACACCTGTTGTTAAATGCATTGGTGGCCGTTGACACAGCCTGTCGTCCCGACGGGAACGCTCTTGGGGGAGACCCCCATAGGTCGGGGCGATGACCGACCTCGATGCCCTCCGCGACGAGTCGTACACCGGGGCGAATCGATGCTGGCCGTGTACCGTGGTCAACCTCGTGGTACTCAGTGTTTTTGTTCTCCTTTTGCGCGTGCGCGAGCGAACCGTCGCCAGCCTGGTCGTCGGGACGCTCGGGCTGGTCGTCGTCTACCTGCGCGGGTACCTCGTCCCGTACACGCCCCGGTTCGCACCACCGCTGGTCGCCGCGTCGCCGCTCCCGGACGACCTGTTCCACGGGGACCTAGACGCCGACGACGGTGGCTCGTTCGCCGACGACGTCACACTCGACGGCGAACGGGTCCTCGGCGACCTCCTCGAGGCGGGCGTCGTCGTCGCCGACGACGAGATGCTGTTTCTTTCCGACGACGTGGACGCCGACTGGCACGAGCGGATGGACCAGCTCGCCGACCGCTCGCTCGACGACCTCGCGGTCGAGGTCCGACGGACGCTGGCCCACGTCGAAGACGCCGACTCCCTGGTCGCCGACGACAGAGAGTGGGTGGTCGTCGGCGCCGCGGACGACCTGGTCGCTCGCCCGCTGGCCATCGCCGAACTCGCGGCCTACGAGGTCCTCGACGGCCGTCTCGACGACCAGCGACTCCGCCTCGCGGCCGCCGAGTCGTTCCGCATGTTCCTCGAGGACTGCCCGGCCTGCGGGACGGAACTGCGCGAGTCCTCGGGGGTCTCGTGTTGCGGTGGCTACACGGCGCCCCGGGAGTCGCCCCGGGAGACGCTCGTCTGTCCGTCCTGCAAACAGCGTCTGTACACCTTCCCTGCAGAGTGAGAGTGGGTGGGCCCCGCGGAGGAGGGGCCACGTCCCGGGAAACCGGAGACACTTGTCTCGAGAGCATGGCCTATTAAGTCCTCCAACGCGGAGACACGTACATGAAGAACATCGACGACCTCGTGGACAGCGCCTCGGACCTCGCCGAGCGCGGTCTCTCGAAGGGTGAAATCGCCGACGAGCTCAACGTCTCCCGCGAGACGGCGAGCTGGCTCGTCGAACGCAGCGGCGCTGGCCCGAAGCCGACGGTCCCGACGACCACCGGCGGCCCGCACGACATCCACGTCGACTGGTCCGCCATCGGCCGCGACAGTGCCCGTCTCCACCACCTGGGTGCGGCGATGGCCGACCTCCTCTCGAAGCAGGGCGAGGACATCGACCTCACCATCGGCATCGAGAAGGCCGGCGCGCCACTCGCGACCACCGTCGCACAGGAACTCGAGACGGACCTGGGCACGTACTCCCCGTCGAAACACCAGTGGGACGACGACGACGACGCCACCAGCGACGGCTCGTTCTCGCGGAACTTCGCCCAGATTCGCAACCGGGACTGCTTCATCGTCGACGACACCATCACCAGCGGGAAGACGATGTCCGAGACCATCAACGCCATCCGCGAGCAGGACGGGAACCCGGTCGCCTGCGTGGTCCTCGCCGACAAGCGCGGCGTCGAGGACATCGAGGACGTCCCGGTGTACTCGCTCGTGCAGGTCATCCGCGTCGGAGCCGACGAGTAAGTCCCGGCCCCGGCGGCGCCGGTCGCCCCTTCGAACGTGGTTCTGTCTCTTCCGCTCTCACCGGGGCAGGCGACGCCGTCCCCACAGCGGAGGGTGAGGGCGTTCGACGGTCGACCGGTCAGTGCAGGTCGTAGACCCGCGCCTCGTATGGCCGCAGCTGCAGGTCCGACAGGTCAGCCGCCCCGCCGCCGTAGTTCGAGCGAACCAGCGTCGCGTCGTCGGCGACCTCGCCCAGGGCCACCGACTGGTGGTCCTCGTCGACGTTCAACACCACCAGCATCGACTCGTCGCCGAGCGTGCGCGTGTAGGCGTAGATTGACCCGTCGTCGGGGCACAACAGGTCGTACTCGCCGTAGACGAGGACGTCGCGCCCGTGGCGCAGGTCGATGAGGTCGCGGTAGTAGTGCCACACGGAGTCGGGGTCGGCCCCGGCGTCGGCGGCGTTTATCTCCCGGTAGTTCTCGGCCACCTTGATCCAGGGCTCGCCGTCGGTGAAGCCGGCGTGGTCGCTGTCGTCCCACTGCATCGGGGTTCGCGAGTTGTCGCGACTCCGGTGGTTGACGATATGGCGGACGTCCTGGTAGTCGTCGGTCCCGCGTTCCTCCATCAGGAGTTCGGCGTGGTTCTTCGCGTCCACGTCGCGGATCTCCTCGAACGTCTCGAAGTCGACGTTCGTCATCCCGATCTCGTCGCCCTGGAAGAGATACGGCGTCCCGCGCAACGTCAGCAGGAGCGTCGCGAACAGTTTCGCGGACTCGACGCGATACGCACCGTCGTTCCCGAACCGCGAGACGGGCCGGGTCTGGTCGTGGTTGTTCAGGTAGACGCTGTTCCAGCCGCCGTCTTCCATCCCCTCCTGCCAGCGGGTGAGCACCCGCTTCAGGTCCCGCAGGTCCCACTCGCCCAGCGCCTCGTCGTCGGCGACGTCCCACCGGCTGTCCCCGTCGACGTCGACCAGCATGTGCTGGAAGTGAAAGACGCTGCCGAGGCCGTCCTCGATGTACTCCCGGGCCTGCTCGACGTCGGTCCCCGGCGTCTCGCCGACGGTCATGACGTCGTAGTCCGAGAGCACCTCGTCGTTCATCTCCCGCAGGTACTCGTGGATACGGGGTCCGTCGACGAAGTGCTCGGTGCCGACCTGACCGTTCTCCTCGCCGTCCGGCAACCCCTCCGTCTTCGAGAGGAGGTTGACGACGTCCATCCGGAACCCGTCGACGCCCTTCTCCAGCCACCAGCGCATCATCTCGTAGATGGCCTCGCGCACCTCGGGGTTCCGCCAGTTCAGGTCCGGTTGCTTGGTGTCGAAGAGGTGCAGGTAGTACTGCTCGCGAACCTCGTCGAAGGTCCACGTCGGCCCGCCGAAGAACGACTCCCAGTTGTTCGGGAGGCCGCCGTCGGCGGGTTCGTCGCGCCAGTAGTAGAAGTCCTCGTAGCCGGGTTCGCGCCGCCGGGACTTCTCGAACCACTCGTGTTCGTCGCTGGTGTGGTTGACCACGAGGTCCATCACCAGTTTCATGTCCCGGTCGTGGAGCGCGTCGCGCAGGGCCTCCCAGTCGGCCATCGTCCCGAACGTCTCGTCGATCGTCCGGTAGTCCCGGATGTCGTAGCCGTTGTCCGCCTGCGGGGAGTCGTAGACCGGACACAGCCAGACGACGTCCGCCCCCAGGTCGTCCAGGTACGGCACCTTCTCGACGACGCCCTGCAGGTCGCCGACGCCGTCGCCGTCGGTGTCGTTGAAGCTCCGCGGATAGATCTGGTAGACGGTGGCTTCCTTCCACCACTCGCGGTCGATTCCCTCGGCCGACGGGGCGTCTCCACTGGTCATCTCTGGATCGAACGTCGTCGGTCGCCCCCCTAACTGTTGTGTTACCACCCGCCGGCACAGGCGGGGCGCATCCGGGGCCGAGCGGTCAGCGTTCGTAGATGCGGGCCTCGTACGGTCGCAACGACAGCGGTGCGCGCGCGTCGCCGGGGTCGTCGTAGTTCGCGACCAGCACCTCGGCGTCGTCGGACTCGACCCGACCGGGGAGTTCGTAGGTGGCACGCTCGTCCGACCAGTTCAGGACGACCAGCGCCCGGCGGTCGCCCAGCGTCCGCGCGAACGCCCACACCTGCGAGTGGTGCTCGCTCAGGAGTTCGTAGTCGCCGTAGACCAGCAGGTCGCTGTCGTGGCGCAGGTCGATGAGGTCGCGGTAGTAGTGCCACACTGAGTCGGGGTCAGCCCGGGCGTCGGCGACGTTTACCTCCTCGTGGTTCGGGTTGACGTCGATCCAGGGCTCGCCGTCGGTGAAACCGGCGTGCTCGCTGTCGTCCCACTGCATCGGGGTGCGGGCGTTGTCCCGGCACCGATACCGGATGACGGCCTGGACTTCCTCGAAGGAATCGATGTCGCCTTCCTCCAGGGCGAGCTCCAGTCGGTTGCGCGCGTCGGCGTCGCGCAGCTGGTCCATGCTGGTCCAGGGGTAGTTCGTCATGCCGATCTCGTCGCCCTGGTAGACGTAGGGGGTCCCCTGCAGGCTAAAGAGGAACGTGGCGAGGAGCTTCGCGGACTCCCGCCGATACCGGTCGTCGTCGCCGAACCGGGAGACGATGCGGGGCCAGTCGTGGGTGCCGAGGAAGACGGTGTTCCAGGCGTCGTCCTCGTCGAGTTCGCGCTGCCACTCCGAGAGCACCTCGCGCAGGTCGGACAGTTCCCACTCCTCGACCTCCCACCACCCGGACTCCGACCCGAAATCCAGCAGGATGTGTTCGTAGTGAAAGACCATGCTCAGGCCGTCGCCGCTTGGTCCACAGTATCTCTTGGCGTCCTCGGGCCCGGCGTCGATAGCCTCCCCGACGGTCATGACGTCGTACTCGCTGAACGTCTCCTCGACCATCTCGCTGACGTAGTCGTGGACCTTCGGCCCGTTGGCGAACAGTTCACTCCCCACCCAGCCCTCGTCCTCGTCGCCGTCGGGGAGGTCCGGGGGCTTCGAGATGAGGTTGAACACGTCCATCCGGAACCCGTCGATGCCCTTCTCCAGCCACCAGGTTATCATGTCGTAGACGTCCTCGCGGACCGCGGGGTTCTCCCAGTTCAGGTCCGGCTGGGCCTCGTCGAACAGGTGGAGGTAGTACGCCTCGCGCTCGTCGTCGTACTCCCAGGCCGACCCACCGAAACCCGAGGTCCAGTTGTTCGGCGGGTCGTCGTCGGGCTCGCCATCGACCCACCAGTAGTAGTCGTCGTAGGGTTCCTCGCCCGCCCGCGATCGCTGGAACCAGGCGTGCTGGTCGCTCGTGTGGTTCACGACCAGGTCCATGATGAGGCGGATGTCCCGGTCGTGCATCTCATAGAGGAGCTCGTCGAAGTCCGACATCCGGCCGTACTCTCGCTTTATCGAGCGGTAGTCGGCGATGTCGTACCCGTTGTCGACGTGCGGTGACTCGTACAGCGGGTTCACCCAGACGATGTCGACGCCCAGGTCGTCCAGGTAGTCCAGGCGTTCGATGATGCCACGGATGTCACCGAGGCCGTCGCCGTCGGTGTCGTTGAAGCTCTGGGGGTAGATCTGGTAGACGAACGACTCCTTCCACCACCGCCTGTCGACGTCGGGTTCGCTTGGACACATCAGTCAGACTGTCCGGAGAATTTCGCCAAACCGCTAATAAACCTTGTACCCGTCGCGGAGCGCGGGACGGGCGGCTACAGGTGGAGGACGTCGGGACGCGCCAGCTCGAGGTCGTAGCCCACCGCCTCGACGCGCCGGGTGGGCCACGCGCCCGTGACCGAGAGCGTCTCGACGCCCCTCTCGGTGACCAGGTGGGTGTCCTCGCTCTTCGCGCCCTGAATCGTCGGGTTCCAGGCGTACCCCTGCGGGAGCACCACGGGAGCCTCGCTGTCGGGGGTCGCGATCCACTCGCGTCCGTCGAATCCGGCGGCTCCGCCCTGGTGGTGGTGCTGCCACTCGCCGTCCCACCCGACGCCGTCGTAGGCGGCCTGAATCGCGCCGAAGACTTCCCCCGCCACCCCGCCCTCGCGGCCGACGGCCCGTGTGGCAGCCAGCGCCGACGTCTCGACGCGCATCGCCTTCCGCGTGCGCTCTTCGAGCCACTCGGGTGGGTCGAACGCGACGGTCCGGGTCGTGCTGGTGAACAGGCCGTCACGGTTGCCCGTCACCGAGAGGAGCGTGTAGTCGCCCACCGGCGCCGATGAGGGCGTGTAGTGGCGGTGGCGCTGGGCTCGCTGGCTCCCGCCCACGAGGACCACGGGCGAGGCGATGCCCCGGACCTCCAGCTCTCGGTGGAGTGCGCCGGCGACGTCCAATTCGGTGTCGGTGGGGTCGATATCCCTGGCGACGGTCTCGACGGCCGCCGCCGTCTCCTCGCTCAGGACTCTGTAGGCGTCGACCTGAGTGTCCGTGAGGGGCTGGCGGAGGGCGGTGGCGTCGACCGACGCGAAACCCTCGACGTCGAAGTCGGCGGCCGCGGGCGTCGGACTCACCGCGGCGACGGTCTCGGCGAGGTTCCCGTCGTACCACTCGACAGTCTCGACGGCCACGTCCGCGGCGAGTTCCTCCTCGCGGAGGCGCGGCGCCTCGATGGTGTCCGTGACCACGGTCACCCCGTCGCCGTCGTAGCCCGCGGCCGCGACTCCCACGTCGCCGGCCCGGTCGACGACGTTGTCGCCCCCGGTCAGCCAGGTGAACGAGTTGGGCCGGGCGAACCAGACGGCCGCCAGATCGTTCTCGGCGAGGTACGCGTCGAGTCGCGCTTCGATCGACATACCCGTCCATCCCGAGGGCCGGTAATAAATCCGGCCGACCCGCTCAGAGGAAGTCGGTCATGTCCGGCGCCCCGCCGCCGTCGTTGTCCCGGTTCCCGGGGAGCGACTCCGCGATGGCGGCGATGAAGGAGTCGAGCCCCCGCGTCTGGTACCAGACGGTCCCGGGACCGGTGAAGTCCATCACCAGGCCCTCGCCGCTCAGCAGCGTCGACTTCAGGCCGCCGACGCGTCGCGCGTCGAAGTCGACCGAGCTCTCCCACGCGACGACGTGCTCGTTGTCGACGGTGTAGGTCTCGCCGGCCTCGAGCTCGACGGACTCGAGCCCGCCGAACGCTTCGATGAAGACGTCGCCGGTCCCTTTCAGCGCCAGCGGCGTGATGCTCGCCCCCGCGAGCACCGACTTGATGCCGCCGAACTCCGAGTCGATGTCGATGGCGGGGTCGGCCGCGAGGAACGCCCCGTCGACGGCATAGAGCGTCTCGTCGGTGAGTTCGTGGTGGCTGACGTCGCCGGGTGCCGGCGGGGCAAGCGTCAGGCGCCCCGGCCCACCCCTGGCCGTGAACTCGTTTGCCAGCAGCGACTCGCCGCCCAGCAGTGACTTCGCCGAGCTGAGGATGCCGTCCCTGCTCGTCGTGGTCTCGATCGAGATGCTCGCCGAGTGGCTCACCATCGCACCCGGTTCCGCGAGTACCGATTCACCTTCCTCCATGTCGAGGACGACGTGCGTGTACGCGGGCTTGTGTGTCAGTTCGATGTCCATGACGTATCAGTCATATCTTGCTCGCTCTCCAGTATAAATGTTGACGGCGTGAAAACTCTCAAGGGCGAGTGGGGCCCGTTCAGTCGACGGCGACCCACTCGCCGCGCTCGTCGCTCCGTTCGACCGCGTCGAGGACCCGCTGGACCGCCAGGCCGTCCTCGAAACTCGGCTCGTATTGCCCGTCGGCGGCCACGGCGGACAGGAACTCGTAGTTCTCGTGGACGAACGTGTGCTCCCACCCGATGACGTGACCCGGCGGCCACCAGTGGTCGACGTACGGGTCCGACTCGTCGGTCACCAGTACCGTCTCGAACCCGCGGCCGTCCTCGCGGAGCAGTTCGAGTTCGTTCAGCCGCTCGAGCGAGAAGCGCAGGCTCCCCTTTGTTCCCTCGATCTCGATGGTGTGGTCGTTCTTGTGGCCGTTGGCGAACCGCGACGCTTCGAGGGTGCCCATCACGCCGTTCTCGAACTCGACCTGGGCGCTGTAGGCGTCGTCGACGGTCACCGGTCGGGTCTCCGACCCGTCCTCGGTGGGTCGTTCGTCGACGAAGGCCCGCAGGTGGCCGCTCAGCCGGTCGACGTCCCCGACGAGGAACCGGGTGAGGTCGACGGTGTGGGCCCCGAGGTCGCCGAGCGCGCCGCTCCCGGCCATCTCCGCGTCGTTGCGCCACGACCACGGGGCCTCGGGGTCGGTCAGCCAGTCCTGGAGGTAGCGCCCGCGGAAGTGTCGAATCTCGCCGAGCTGGCCGTCGTCGATGAGCCCTTTGGCGTACTGGATGGCGGGGACGAACCGGTAGTTGAACGCGATGCCCGCGGGCACGTCCGCCTCGCGCGCCGCGTCGGCCATCTTTTCGGCCGGTTCGAGCGTCGGCGCGAGCGGCTTCTCACAGAAGACCGGCGTGCCGGCCTCCAGCGCCGCAATCGAGGGCTCGGCGTGGACGTGGTTGGGGCCGAGATTGTAGAAGACGTCGACGTCGTCGACGACGTCCCGCCAGTCGGTGGCGATGCGAGCGAAGCCGAGCCTGTCTGCCGCCTCGGAGAGTGCGTCTTCGTCACGGCCCACCAGCACGTCGCGTTCGACGGCCGGCGCGTCCTCGAAGAACATCGGCAGGCGCGCGAAGGCGTTCGCGTGGGCCTTGCCCATGAAGCGGTAGCCGAGGACGCCGACGGAGAGGGGGGCTGTTGTCATGTGTTGGTCACCTCACTCCGCCCAGTAGGCGTCACCCGGTTGCGTCTCGAAGACGGCGCGGTCGAGCACGTCGACGGCCTTCTCCAGTCCCTCGCGCGCGCTCGTGAGGGAGTCCTCGTGCTCGATGGACAGCGTCCCGTCGTAGCCGACCATCCGCAGCGTCGAGACGACGTCCTTCCAGTGGCTCTCGTCGTGGCCGTAGCCGATAGAGCGAAAGAGCCACGAGCGGTTGGGTTCGTCCGTGTACGGCGCGGTGTCGAGCACACCCTTCTCGCGGGCCTCCGACTCGTAGACCTTCGTGTCCTTGGCGTGGACGTGGTGGATGGCGTCGTGCTCGCCGAGCAGGCGGATGGCCTCGGTGACGTCGATGCCCTGCCAGTAGAGGTGCGAGGGGTCGAAGTTCGCGCCGACGCGACCGTTTGTCAGCTCGCGGAGTCGCAGGAGGCCGCGGGGCTCGTAGACGAGCATGTTGGGGTGCATCTCGATGGCGACGTCGACGTCGTGGGCGGCGGCGTGCGCAGCCAGGTCCGACCAGTACTCGTCGGCGACGCGCCACTGGTACTCGTGGGCGTCGGCGTGTTCGGTCGGCCACGGCGCCGTGATCCAGTTGGGCACCTCGTCGTTGGGACCGCCGGCCGGAAGGCCCGAGAAGCAGGTCACCGCGTCGACGCCAAGCTGGTCGGCAAGGCGGATGGCCTCGCGGAGTTCCGTGTCGGCCTCCGCGGCGCGCTCGTCGTCGGGGTGCAGTGGGTTGTTGTGGGTCGCGAGCGCGCTGACGTCCATGTCGTGCTCGTCCAGCAGGTCCCGCAGCTCGGTCTGTGCACCCTCGTCGTCGAGGTAGTCCTCGCGCGGGAGGTGGTCGTCGCCGGGGAAGCCACCACAGCCGAGTTCGACCGCGTCGACGCCGATGCTGTCCAGGTAGGCCAGTGCGTCCGGGAGGGACTGGTCGCCGAGTGGGACGGTGAGTACTCCGACTTGCATAGGTGAGTAGTCGAAAATGACACTGATAAAACCTTCCAGTGAGGCCGAACCACCGCCTGCCTCTCCCCCACGTGTCTCGTTCTCACGGCCTGGTGCCCGTTCCCTCTAGACTTTTGTAACGGGGATAGCAAGAGCCCCACATGGGACACGCGAACGACGTGGACTACGCCGACCTGCACGACCCGAACGCGGAGTACACGATGCGCGAGCTCTCCGCGGAGACGATGGGCGTCACCGCCAAGCGCGGCGGCGGCCGGGACGTCGAGATCACCGACGTCCAGACGACGATGATCGACGGGAACTTCCCGTGGACGCTGGTACGCATCTACACCGACGCCGGCATCGTCGGGACAGGTGAGGCCTACTGGGGCGCGGGCGTCCCGGAACTCATCGAGCGGATGAAGTCGTTCGTCGTCGGCGAGAACCCGCTGGACATCGACCGGCTCTACGAACACCTCGTCCAGAAGATGTCCGGGGAGGGGAGCGTCGAGGGCGTGACCGTCACCGCCATCGCCGGCATCGAGGTCGCGCTCCACGACCTGGCCGGCAAGATTCTCGAGGTTCCGGCCTACCAGCTGCTCGGCGGGAAGTACCGCGACCGGATGCGCGTCTACTGTGACTGTCACACCGAGGACGAGGCCGACCCCGACGCCTGTGCCGCGGAGGCCCGGCGCGTCGTCGACGAACTCGGCTACGACGCCATGAAGTTCGACCTCGACGTCCCCAGCGGCTTCGAGAAGGACCGCGCGAACCGCCACCTCCGCCCGGGCGAGATCCGCCACAAGGCCGAGATCGTCGAGAAGGTCACCGAGGAGGTCAAAGACGAGGCCGACGTCGCCTTCGACTGCCACTGGACGTTCTCCGGTGGCTCCGCCAAGCGCCTGGCCGAGGCCATCGAGGACTACGACGTCTGGTGGCTCGAGGACCCCGTCCCGCCGGAGAACCTCGAGGTTCAGGAGGAGATCACGAAGTCCACCACGACGCCCATCACCGTCGGCGAGAACCGCTATCGGGTCACCGAGGAGCGCCGCCTCGTCGAGAACCAGGCGGTCGACATCATCGCGCCAGACATGCCGAAGGTCGGCGGCATGCGCGAGACCCGCAAGATCGCCGACGTCGCGAACCAGTACTACGTCCCAGTCGCGATGCACAACGTCTCCTCGCCCATCGCGACGATGGCGAGCGCCCAGGTCGGCGCCGCCATCCCGAACTCGCTGGCCGTCGAGTACCACTCCTACGAACTGGGCTGGTGGGAGGACATCGTCGAGGAGACGGTCATCGAGGACGGGTACATCGAGATTCCCGAGGAGCCCGGTCTCGGTCTGACGCTCGACTTGGACGCCGTCGAGGAACACCTGGTCGACGGCGACTCCGTCTTCGACGAGGCGTAGAGACGCTTCTGCGGTCGATTTCCGGCTTCTGTGGCTCCCACGAAACCGAGCGACCCCAGTCTTTATCGTGTCGGATGAGTAACGATAACGCATGGCACGGAGCGGTAGCGGCCTGACGCCTTTCGAGCGTCTCACCCAGCGCTACGACGACCAGGACCTCACCTGTCCGAAGTGCGGCTACGAAGACGACGACGGGTCCTGGCAGACGGCGGCCGACGGGCGGCGGATCAACTACCGACACCTCTGTCCGGGGTGTGGCTACGTCCGGACGCGGACGGTCACGCTCTGATCGTGGCACGGGTTTCGTCGCCGGCCGGTGGGTGACACGCCCGGGGATACGGTCCGAGTGACGACACGGCGAGCGGCGGCGTCTCCCGGTGACAGTCCCGGGGCGTCGGTCGTCAGGCGGTTAGAGCGTGAACCGCTCGACCGTCGTGCCGGCCGTCTCGAGGTCGGTGTCGGTCGCGGCGGCGACGGTCACGCGGTTCTCGCCGGCGGCCGCGGCGACGCGGACGACGAACTCCCCGCCGGTGGTCGGTTCGCTGACGACCGTCTCGGCGGGCGTCTTGATGGCGACGAGGTCGCCGTCGGTCTGGACGGTGATGACCAGGCCGCCGGTCTCGTAGGCCGTGTCGACCCACAGCTCGGGGCCCTCGGACCGCTCGTTCTCGAGGTAGCGTTCGCGGAGCACCGCGGGCGTCTCGATGGGTTCGCCCTGTTCGATGCCGTGTGCGAGGCGGATGAACTGCGCCATCGACCACACCAGCGGCGTGGCCGACCCGGTCCCCTCGCCGAACTCCCAGTTGTAGACGCTCGGGTCGTCGATGTCCCAGACCTGCTCGGGGATCATCCGGCCGGAGTTGGCGAAGTTGGCCATCGTCTCCAGCAGGCGCTGGGGGTCGTTCTCCCCGTCAGTCGTGTCCGCGAACAGCTCGTACTCGCCGCGTTCGCCGGTGAAGATTGGCCAGAGCCGACCCTTGCCGTCTGGCTCGTGGGGGTGCCACGGTGCGCCCTCGTCGTCGCGCTCGAGTTCGCCGTAGCCGTCGCCGACGTAGCGATAGAAGCCCGGCCCGTTGGGCGTCTCGACGCGGATGGTATCGTCGACGACGTCGACGCTGTTCCGGACGATCTCGTCGTCCCAGGGCTTGATGCCCAGGCGGACCAGTTCGAGGAAGCCACCGTCGATTATCTCCCGCTCGTCTATCATCGGGCCGCCGTTGGCGAGTGCCCGCCGTGCCGCGTCGTCGGGGTTGCCGTCGCGAGTGATGCGGACGTAGTACGGCGTCTGCTGGATGCCGTCGGTCCCGTCCTCGGTGACAGTCCAGGACTCGACGTCCTCGACCCACTGGTCGGCGACGGCATACCAGACGAGCGCGTCGCCCGGTTTCCCCTGGTCCTCGGCCAGCGCCGCCCCGCAGACGAGGCCGGCTATCTCGGCCGCGATGGAACTCGGGGAGTACCCGGACTCCTCTTCCCAGCGCTCCTGGGCCGTCACCGGGCCGTTCCGGACGACGTAGTCCGCGGAGCGCCGGACGTTCTCGTACTCGTAGTCGACGTCGTCGAACGTGTAGCCCTGCCGGGCGAGGTGGTAGGCCATCACCTGCGGGAACGAGATGTTGTCCATCTGCTCGCCGCCCCAGCGCGTCCGGCCCTGGAGGTAGGTGTTCTGGGGGATGAACCCGTCCGCTTCCTGCTGGTACTCGTAGATGTACGCCAGCGCGTCGGCGGCCGTCTCCAGCTCGCCGATGGCCTCGAAGGCGGTGAACGTCTGGTAGAGGTCCCGGGACCAGACGAAGTTGTAGCCGTAGCTCTTCGGCCGGTCGGAGGGCACCGCGTCGCCCCACGGCACCGACGGACTCGCGATGGCCGCGCCGTCGAAGGTCTTGTCCTCGCAGGCCTGCAGCACCATCATCGACGCCTTGTACTGGGCGGCCAGCTCCCGCCGGTTCTTGACCGACGCCGGGAGTTGCTTGTCCTCGAGGAAGTCCGCCCAGGAGTCGACGTAGGCGTTC
The DNA window shown above is from Haloarcula halobia and carries:
- a CDS encoding sugar phosphate isomerase/epimerase family protein; the protein is MQVGVLTVPLGDQSLPDALAYLDSIGVDAVELGCGGFPGDDHLPREDYLDDEGAQTELRDLLDEHDMDVSALATHNNPLHPDDERAAEADTELREAIRLADQLGVDAVTCFSGLPAGGPNDEVPNWITAPWPTEHADAHEYQWRVADEYWSDLAAHAAAHDVDVAIEMHPNMLVYEPRGLLRLRELTNGRVGANFDPSHLYWQGIDVTEAIRLLGEHDAIHHVHAKDTKVYESEAREKGVLDTAPYTDEPNRSWLFRSIGYGHDESHWKDVVSTLRMVGYDGTLSIEHEDSLTSAREGLEKAVDVLDRAVFETQPGDAYWAE
- a CDS encoding mandelate racemase/muconate lactonizing enzyme family protein; this encodes MGHANDVDYADLHDPNAEYTMRELSAETMGVTAKRGGGRDVEITDVQTTMIDGNFPWTLVRIYTDAGIVGTGEAYWGAGVPELIERMKSFVVGENPLDIDRLYEHLVQKMSGEGSVEGVTVTAIAGIEVALHDLAGKILEVPAYQLLGGKYRDRMRVYCDCHTEDEADPDACAAEARRVVDELGYDAMKFDLDVPSGFEKDRANRHLRPGEIRHKAEIVEKVTEEVKDEADVAFDCHWTFSGGSAKRLAEAIEDYDVWWLEDPVPPENLEVQEEITKSTTTPITVGENRYRVTEERRLVENQAVDIIAPDMPKVGGMRETRKIADVANQYYVPVAMHNVSSPIATMASAQVGAAIPNSLAVEYHSYELGWWEDIVEETVIEDGYIEIPEEPGLGLTLDLDAVEEHLVDGDSVFDEA
- a CDS encoding HVO_0649 family zinc finger protein, giving the protein MARSGSGLTPFERLTQRYDDQDLTCPKCGYEDDDGSWQTAADGRRINYRHLCPGCGYVRTRTVTL